The DNA region GCCTTCGCTCCTACGAGCCCCCTACCCCCGGTAAACATATCTATTGGACATTTGGTATATGTTTGCCGACCCCTTCCCACCTTTGTGGAAGGGGTTTTTGGTTATTGACAACAACTACAAAAAAAGTGAACGGAGTAGGTATATGACTTTTACACGTATTTATAACAGCCCTGAATATAAGGACCGTAGGAGAGAGCTTAGAGCTACCATGACCGCTGCTGAACGCATGGTTTGGGAGCGTATTCGAGGATCTCAACTTGGTTGCCGCTTTCGACGTCAACATAGTATCGGTGATTATATCGTTGATTTTTATAGCCCCACTGCATGCTTGGTCATTGAAATTGATGGCTCTATTCATGAAAGCGAGCAACAGCAGAATCACGACACACTTAGAACCCTTTACCTTAAAAGCGTTGGGCATCATGTTCTAAGATTTACCAATAAAGAAGTCCAAGAGAACGTTGATCGCATTATTTCAGTTATCCGTAATTTCTGCCCATAACCCCTTCCACAAAGGTGGGAAGGGGTCGGTTGATAAAAATCTAATGTTTAATCTATTTAGCAACCGGGGGTAGGGGGTTTTAGGGGGCGAGTTGTATCATTATCCTTCCTATATTAAGGTAGGCGATATCTATGCCGAATCCACGCCCTATTCATGAGATGGAGTCTAAATGGCAGGCCAAATGGGCTGCTGAAAAGACCTATAAAGCCGAGACTGGCGCCAAGAACGAGAAGTTTTTTGGTCTTGTTGAGTTTCCGTTTCCTTCAGGTGAGGGCTTGCACGTTGGTCATACCCGTTCGTATTTTGCGCTTGATGCCTATACCCGACGTCAACGCATGTTGGGCAAGAATGTGATGTTTCCGATGGGCTGGGATGCTTTTGGTTTGCCGACTGAGAATTTTGCGATCAAACACAAAGTCCGACCCCAAGACGCGACAAATAAAAATGTTGCGAACTTTAAGCGTCAGATGCAGTCCATGGGTTTTGGTTTTGATTGGGATCGTGAAATCAATACAACAGATCCAAAATACTATAAATGGACGCAATGGCAATTCAAGCAATTTTTTGAAAGCTTTTATGATCGCGAACAAAAGCGTGCGCGACCAATCGATCAATTGCCAGAGTACCTCGTTTCGATTGGCAAAGATCCTATGCAAGAAAAGGTGGATGACTATCGCATGGCCTTTAAGGGATCATCAACAATTAACTGGTGCGACAAATGTAAAATTGGTTTAGCAAACGAAGAGGCGGTTGGTGGAGTTTGTGAACGTTGTGGTTCGCCGGTTGTCGAAAAAGAAAAATCCCAATGGATGATTCGCATCACCGAATATGCCGACCGTCTTTTAGAAGATTTAGATAAAGTAGATTATCTTGATCGTGTAAAATCACAACAACGTAATTGGATCGGAAAGAGCGAAGGTGCTCGTATCAAATTTAGAACAAATACGGATGATGTGATTACGGTGTTCACGACGCGTCCTGATACGATTTTTGGCGTGACTTATGTGACGCTTGCTCCTGAACACGAATTGGTTTCATCGTGGTTGAAGGGCGGATTCATTAAGAATTCTGATGAAGCAAAGGCCTATATTTCTGCAGCATCCGCGAAGACTGAAGAAGAGCGTCAAGCTGAACAACAAACGAAGTCAGGTGTAAAACTCGAAGGTATTAC from Candidatus Nomurabacteria bacterium includes:
- a CDS encoding DUF559 domain-containing protein — translated: MTFTRIYNSPEYKDRRRELRATMTAAERMVWERIRGSQLGCRFRRQHSIGDYIVDFYSPTACLVIEIDGSIHESEQQQNHDTLRTLYLKSVGHHVLRFTNKEVQENVDRIISVIRNFCP